From a single Anabas testudineus chromosome 5, fAnaTes1.2, whole genome shotgun sequence genomic region:
- the gpr25 gene encoding probable G-protein coupled receptor 25: protein MDDYTDYAVNDYNYSDSDNDTSLEFAVDCIIPQLHGSNIFLPTVYYLIFFMGFLGNLFVVLVVCSKSRRSRRLVDTFIVNLALADLVFVLTLPLWATSASQHGKWEFGPAGNLLCKLSSYVIAVNRFSNIFFLTCMSVDRYLAVVKLMDSRYLRSSLCIQACCAAVWLCSLVMGIPVLLYRRVEEFDDKLFCMEEDNSPFFLGLSLTMVLLTFVFPVLIIVLCYGTIIGHLNKHCVATVNPRADARRRHSLKMVLSIIVAFVVSWLPFNIFKVIIIGSQLLNARLTCETQSWQINGLLISGCLAFLNSCVNPAIYFFLDHQFRRRAETLCKTFMGNPKLLQSYNSSASFTNNGTSESFAATGGRTQFQLE from the coding sequence ATGGATGACTACACTGATTATGCAGTTAATGACTACAACTACAGCGACAGTGACAATGATACTAGCCTAGAATTTGCTGTGGATTGTATCATCCCACAGCTTCATGGCTCCAACATCTTCCTGCCTACAGTCTATTACCTCATATTTTTTATGGGCTTTTTGGGCAACCTGTTTGTTGTCTTGGTGGTCTGCAGCAAAAGCAGGAGAAGTAGGCGACTGGTGGACACCTTCATTGTCAACCTGGCCCTGGCTGACCTTGTCTTCGTCCTCACCCTGCCACTGTGGGCCACATCCGCCAGCCAGCACGGCAAGTGGGAGTTCGGGCCAGCTGGGAATCTGCTGTGCAAGCTGAGCAGCTACGTAATTGCTGTGAACCGCTTCTCCAACATCTTCTTTCTCACGTGCATGAGTGTTGATCGCTACCTAGCTGTGGTGAAACTGATGGATTCGAGGTACCTGAGGAGCAGTCTGTGCATACAGGCCTGTTGTGCTGCAGTCTGGTTGTGCTCCCTGGTGATGGGTATCCCTGTTCTGCTGTACAGAAGAGTGGAGGAGTTTGATGACAAGTTGTTTTGTATGGAAGAAGACAACTCACCTTTTTTTCTTGGCCTCAGCCTGACCATGGTATTGCTCACCTTTGTTTTTCCCGTGTTAATCATTGTGCTCTGTTATGGCACCATTATCGGGCACCTCAACAAGCACTGTGTTGCTACTGTAAACCCACGAGCTGATGCCCGCCGCAGACACTCCCTCAAGATGGTCCTCTCAATCATAGTGGcctttgtggtgtcctggcTGCCATTCAACATTTTCAAAGTCATTATAATTGGCTCACAGCTCTTAAATGCTAGACTGACTTGTGAAACTCAGTCATGGCAAATAAATGGGCTCCTCATCTCAGGCTGCCTGGCGTTCCTCAACAGCTGCGTGAATCCAGCCATTTACTTTTTCCTGGACCACCAATTCAGACGACGAGCTGAGACCCTGTGCAAGACCTTTATGGGAAATCCAAAGTTACTGCAGAGCTACAACTCTTCAGCTTCTTTCACCAACAATGGCACTTCAGAGAGCTTCGCAGCAACTGGTGGGAGAACTCAGTTTCAGCTTGAGTAG